A stretch of Physeter macrocephalus isolate SW-GA chromosome 1, ASM283717v5, whole genome shotgun sequence DNA encodes these proteins:
- the SPSB4 gene encoding SPRY domain-containing SOCS box protein 4 isoform X2, whose amino-acid sequence MGQKLSGSLKSVEVREPALRPAKRELRGAEPGRPARLDQLLDMPAAGLAVQLRHAWNPEDRSLNVFVKDDDRLTFHRHPVAQSTDGIRGKVGHARGLHAWQIHWPARQRGTHAVVGVATARAPLHSVGYTALVGSDAESWGWDLGRSRLYHDGKNRPGVAYPAFLGPDEAFALPDSLLVVLDMDEGTLSFVVDGQYLGVAFRGLKGKKLYPVVSAVWGHCEVTMRYINGLDPHAINLEAM is encoded by the exons ATGGGCCAGAAGCTCTCGGGGAGCCTCAAGTCGGTGGAGGTGCGAGAGCCGGCGCTGCGGCCGGCCAAGCGCGAGCTGCGGGGAGCGGAGCCGGGGCGGCCGGCGCGGCTGGACCAGCTGCTGGACATGCCGGCAGCGGGGCTGGCGGTGCAGCTGCGCCACGCGTGGAACCCCGAGGACCGCTCGCTCAACGTCTTCGTCAAGGATGACGACCGGCTCACCTTCCACCGGCACCCGGTGGCGCAGAGCACGGACGGCATCCGCGGCAAGGTGGGCCACGCCCGCGGCCTGCACGCCTGGCAGATCCACTGGCCAGCACGGCAGCGGGGCACACACGCTGTGGTGGGCGTGGCCACGGCGCGTGCCCCGCTGCACTCAGTGGGCTACACGGCGCTGGTGGGCAGCGACGCCGAGTCCTGGGGCTGGGACCTGGGCCGCAGCCGCCTCTACCACGATGGCAAGAACCGACCCGGCGTGGCCTACCCCGCCTTCCTGGGGCCCGATGAGGCCTTCGCGCTGCCCGACTCGCTGCTCGTGGTGCTGGACATGGACGAGGGCACACTCAGCTTCGTCGTGGACGGCCAGTACCTGGGCGTGGCCTTCCGTGGCCTCAAGGGCAAGAAGCTTTACCCGGTGGTGAGCGCTGTGTGGGGCCACTGTGAAGTCACCATGCGCTACATCAATGGCCTTGACC cccacGCAATAAACCTTGAGGCAATGTAA